One region of Vespula vulgaris chromosome 9, iyVesVulg1.1, whole genome shotgun sequence genomic DNA includes:
- the LOC127066276 gene encoding mitochondrial import receptor subunit TOM20 homolog, with the protein MTMISKAAVGIAVGIAGIFVGYCFYFDQKRRSDPDFKKKLRERRRAKKQAQKASSKIPDLKDHETVQKFFLQEVQLGEEMLMYGNVDSGIEHLANAVAVCGQPSHLLQVLEKTLPPQIFNLLLQRIPSVGHKLVTQTAMSEEDVE; encoded by the exons ATGACCATGATTTCAAAAGCTGCAGTGGGTATTGCCGTTGGTATTGCCGGTATTTTTGTTGGCTATTGTTTTTACTTTGATCAAAAACGTCGTAGTGATCcagattttaaaaagaaactacGTGAAC GAAGACGTGCTAAAAAACAAGCACAGAAAGCAAGTTCTAAAATACCAGATCTTAAAGATCACGAGACTGTACAGAAATTCTTTTTGCAAGAG GTACAACTCGGAGAAGAAATGCTTATGTATGGTAATGTAGACAGTGGAATAGAACATTTAGCCAATGCAGTTGCAGTTTGTGGTCAACCTAGTCACTTATTGCAAGTTCTTGAAAAAACACTGCCACctcaaatttttaatcttttgttGCAAAGAATACCATCTGTTGgtcat AAGCTAGTTACTCAAACTGCAATGTCAGAAGAAGATGTTGAATAG
- the LOC127066265 gene encoding porphobilinogen deaminase, translating into MNKETYDVIRVGSRKSELALIQTRYVIDSLKNIYPKKEFEIVTMNTKGDKILDKSLPKIGEKSLFTEELELALETGRVDFLVHSLKDLPTILPQGMVLGAILKREDPRDAVVMSKRYKDKTLSTLPKGSVIGTSSLRRSAQLARNMQHLTVQNIRGNLNTRLKKLDDEDSPFAAIILAAAGLKRMGWEDRISQILEPEEALYAVGQGALGIECRESDWKILSLLEPLHDIDTTLRCVCERSFLKTLGGGCSAPVAVSSSLTGRDLTITGAVWSLDGQTLIKDTIKSELYMPDDDREPPKKCPYREPRLYCSVAPGNISSLSLLGAEQLGKDIAAKLISKNALEVMLKARNEILNSE; encoded by the exons ATGAATAAAGAGACATATGACGTAATCCGTGTTGGATCTCGGAAGAGCGAG TTGGCACTAATTCAAACTAGATATGTAATAGATAGTTTGAAGAATATTTATCCAAAAAAGGAGTTCGAAATAg TAACCATGAATACAAAGGgtgataaaatattagataaatctTTACCAAAAATTggagaaaaatctttattcaCAGAAGAATTAGAACTTGCTTTAGAAACTGGTCGTGTTGATTTTTTAGTTCACTCATTAAAAGACTTGCCTACAATACTGCCACAAGGAATGGTACTTGGAGCAATATTGAA acgTGAAGATCCACGTGATGCAGTTGTAATGTCAAAAAGATATAAGGATAAAACATTGTCTACATTACCAAAAGGAAGTGTTATAGGAACTAGTTCATTAAGAAGATCAGCCCAATTAGCTAGAAATATGCAGCATTTAACTGTTCAAAATATACGTGGTAATTTAAATACTAGATTAAAAAAACTAGATGATGAAGACAGTCCATTTGCTGCAATTATTTTAGCTGCTGCTGGTTTGAAAAGAATGGGATGGGAAGATAGAATAAGTCAG atATTAGAACCAGAAGAAGCTTTGTATGCTGTTGGTCAAGGTGCATTAGGAATAGAATGCAGAGAATCTGATTGGAAAATACTATCTCTTTTAGAACCTTTACATGATATAGATACAACATTAAGATGTGTATGCGAGcgatcttttttaaaaacacTTGGTGGTGGGTGTTCTGCACCAGTTGcagtctcttcttctttaactgGTAGAGATTTAACTATTACTGGAGCAGTATGGTCTCTTGATGGTCAAActttaataaaagatacaaTAAAAAGTGAACTTTATATGCCGGATGATGATAGAGAACCTccaaa GAAATGCCCATATAGAGAACCTCGTCTATATTGCAGTGTTGCACCAGGTAATATAAGTAGTCTAAGTCTTTTAGGTGCCGAACAACTTGGCAAAGATATTGCAGCAAAACTAATAAGCAAAAATGCTCTTGAAGTAATGCTAAAAGCTAGAAACGAAATTTTAAATTCTGAATGA
- the LOC127066257 gene encoding protein DENND6A, which yields MSVPSCSTYTDLHISNSKEETVYAKWERFTNWVHCICIVTFDLELGQAIEAVYPNHIQLSEQERSNVCYLAFPDSNSGCMGDTQYHVRIRQNGNMIQDTPALQEYNRRTPCFLQCDKDYYWGYVYFRQVKDKSLPRGYFQKSIVIITKLPFINLFCELCALIAPEFFDRGSAVMEAVIREIDRWPLPGPGQIVHLPLMGVLFQTYIPNQNYKAAVPCIAAMDHAPNVHATRRLILTSAYESDMFKTLASVVSHIHLLWELVLLSEPIVVMASSPTTCSEMVQALIAMITPLKYCADHRPYFTIHDSEFKEYTTDAPTPPAVILGVTNPFFAKTLQHWPHIIRISNGGTNETQKYRIKKSENLKVLDSKPGVYTQYKSFLQKDKTILKKLLRGIQTKRPGEAQTALLKRHLMELTESFMIPLERYIASLMPLQKDISPFKATPIPQLFNQDDFLATLSSLGPQLTTGIKGDWVGLYKRFFRSPNFSGWFHARYTELAQKLQVIQLEALSQADLKTWVQGKQEVEVVDMILRIRQKLEKSCVNDISIDDTIKKKLQERINDITHTLPDDLQVILSHES from the exons atgtCAGTTCCCTCTTGTTCAACATATACAGACTTACATATCTCAAATAGTAAGGAAGAAACAGTATATGCAAAGTGGGAACGGTTTACTAATTGGGTGCATTGTATATGTATCGTTACTTTTGACCTTGAATTAGGTCAAGCTATAGAG GCGGTTTATCCAAATCATATACAACTCTCTGAACAAGAAAGATCTAATGTATGTTACTTAGCATTTCCTGATTCTAACTCTGGTTGTATGGGAGATACACAATATCATGTAAGAATAAGGCAGAATGGAAATATGATTCAAGATACACCAGCTTTACAGGAGTATAATAGAAGAACACCTTGTTTTTTACAATGTGATAAAGACTATTACTGGGGCTATGTATATTTTCGTCAAGTTAAAGACAAATCTTTACCAAGAGGATATTTCCAAAAA AGTATCGTCATCATCACAAAACTGccatttatcaatttattttgtgAATTGTGTGCTTTGATTGCACCAGAATTTTTTGATCGTGGAAGTGCAGTCATGGAAGCAGTTATAAGGGAGATAGATCGTTGGCCACTTCCTGGTCCTGGTCAAATTGTTCATTTACCTCTTATGGGTGTTTTATTTCAG ACATACATTccaaatcaaaattataagGCTGCTGTACCATGTATTGCAGCAATGGATCATGCGCCAAATGTGCATGCAACACGAAGATTAATTTTAACATCTGCATACGAAAGTGATATGTTCAAAACTTTAGCTAGTGTAGTGAgtcatatacatttattgtGGGAGTTAGTATTACTTAGTGAACCTATTGTAGTAATGGCTTCCTCACCAACTACATGTTCAGAAATGGTTCAAGCACTTATCGC TATGATAACACCATTGAAATATTGTGCTGATCATCGTCCGTATTTTACGATTCATGATTCTGAATTTAAAGAGTATACCACAGATGCTCCTACTCCACCTGCTGTAATACTAGGTGTCACGAATCCATTTTTTGCCAAAACTCTACAACATTGGCCTCACATTATCAGGATAAGTAATGGTGGAACTAATG aaactcagaaatatagaataaaaaaatcagaGAATCTCAAAGTATTAGATTCAAAACCAGGTGTTTATACacaatataaatcttttttgcaaaaagataaaacaatattaaaaaagcttTTGCGAGGTATTCAGACAAAAAGACCAGGTGAAGCACAAACAGCTCTTTTAAAACGTCACTTGATGGAATTGACTGAAAGTTTTATGATTCCTTTAGAAAGATATATTGCAAGTCTTATGCCTTTACAAAAGGACATATCACCCttcaaa GCAACTCCAATACCACAATTATTTAATCAAGATGACTTTTTAGCTACGTTAAGTAGTTTGGGACCTCAATTAACTACAGGTATAAAGGGAGATTGGGTAGGATTATACAAACGATTTTTTAGATCACCTAATTTTTCGGGCTGGTTTCATGCCAGATATACAGAACTAGCTCAAAAATTACAGGTGATACAATTGGAAGCATTATCACAAgct GACTTGAAAACATGGGTACAAGGAAAGCAAGAAGTAGAAGTTGTGGATATGATTCTTAGAATTCGACAAAAATTGGAGAAAAGTTGCGTTAATGATATATCCATTGATGATACAATCAAAAAGAAACttcaagaaagaataaatgacaTTACGCATACATTGCCAGATGATTTACAAGTTATTTTAAGCCACGAGTCTTGA
- the LOC127066262 gene encoding BRO1 domain-containing protein BROX-like yields the protein MAHWFHRNNLKATTTQKFEFKISNPTDATRKLCSDLKLSRHRLLDLIRNANNTSDSIEPAFLSYLSLLYGFIWEINTSEEHVGRPNLSKLRNILVFKWTHTLLGTHTFSSADSVYEAANMSVNVGLWYMKHAAMIAAKDDITMDEAKNVHSMLRRAAGIFTFVQTEFLPQLANPPPLGSDLDPRLINAYVNQCTAEAQEVTVARAMELKHNASLISALANETSKLFLDAANTLRPFKPEISTQWIKYLELKAAFYQSYAYNYCGANLLGMDKCGEAIRALQESDSCLKKAKVLCQEYGKTNGPAPRVKPDQHTVFKRLAPTVKLTLDKCNRENGLIYHHTIPGEIPSLDTKATFGLVSPIDFQMPSPNSIWNLGVYKILLGITPAKTEKEQDLPPVKEETIHQSSKEPKNESGCVLQ from the exons atggcACATTGGTTTCatcgtaataatttaaaagcaaCAACAACtcaaaaatttgaatttaaaattaGTAATCCTACAGACGCTACTAGAAAACTTTGTAG tgACTTAAAATTATCTAGACATCGCCTTCTGGACTTAATAAGAAATGCTAACAATACAAGTGATTCTATTGAACCAGCCTTCTTGAGTTATCTCAGTTTGTTATATGGATTTATTTGGGAGATAAATACTTCTGAGGAACATGTAGGAAGACCAAATCTTAGTAAACTAAGAAATATTCTTGTATTCAAATGGACACATACATTACTTGGAACACATACCTT TTCTAGTGCTGATTCAGTATATGAAGCAGCTAACATGAGTGTAAATGTGGGCCTTTGGTATATGAAACATGCAGCAATGATTGCTGCAAAGGATGA CATAACAATGGATGAGGCAAAAAATGTACATAGCATGTTAAGACGTGCTGCAGgtatatttacatttgtaCAAACTGAATTTCTACCTCAACTGGCAAATCCTCCACCTTTGGGAAGTGATTTAGATCCACGTTTAATAAATGCATACGTAAATCAATGTACTGCGGAAGCGCAAGAAG taaCTGTGGCAAGAGCAATGGAGTTAAAACATAATGCAAGTTTAATATCAGCTCTGGCGAATGAAACAAGTAAATTGTTCTTAGATGCTGCTAACACATTACGTCCTTTTAAGCCAGAAATATCTACTCAATGGATTAAATACTTAGAACTAAAAGCAGCATTTTATCAATCCTAT GCATATAATTATTGTGGAGCAAATTTATTGGGTATGGATAAATGTGGGGAAGCAATTAGAGCACTACAAGAGAGTGATAGTTGCCTTAAGAAAGCAAAAGTATTATGTCAAGAATATGGTAAAACAAATGGTCCTGCACCTCGTGTAAAACCTGACCAACACACTGTTTTTAAAAGATTGGCACCTACAGTAAAGCTCACACTAGATAAATGTAATAGAGAAAATGGCcttat ATATCATCATACAATACCAGGAGAAATACCATCTTTGGATACTAAAGCTACTTTTGGTCTTGTTAGCCCTATTGATTTTCAAATGCCTTCTCCTAATTCTATATGGAATCTAGgtgtttacaaaatattacttGGGATAACTCCAgctaaaacagaaaaagaacagGATTTACCACCTGTTAAAGAAGAAACTATTCATCAAAGTAGTAAGGAACCAAAAAATGAAAGTGGATGTGTACTacaataa
- the LOC127066273 gene encoding lactoylglutathione lyase → MGEPSGLTNSEARELCKEADPITNNYIMQQTMYRIKDPRKSLPFYTEVLGMHLLQKLDFPEMKFSLYFLGYENPKDIPTDRRESIEWTFSRKATIELTHNWGTETDPDAKYHNGNSDPRGYGHIGIAVDNVEQACERFEKFNVEFIKRPNDGKMKGIAFIKDPDGYLIEILSPSNIANIVLNH, encoded by the exons aTGGGTGAACCTTCTGGATTAACCAACAGTGAAGCTCGTGAGCTTTGTAAGGAAGCAGATccaattacaaataattatattatgcaACAAACAATGTATCGTATTAAAGATCCAAGAAAATCATTACCTTTCTATACAGAAGTTCTTGGAATGCACTTGCTACAAAAACTTGACTTCcctgaaatgaaattttctctttattttcttggtTATGAAAATCCGAAAGATATACCAACAGATAGGAGAGAAAGCATTGAATGGACCTTTTCTAGAAAAGCTACTATAGAATTAACCCA CAACTGGGGTACAGAAACAGATCCAGATGCAAAATATCATAATGGAAATTCTGATCCTAGAGGATATG GTCATATTGGAATTGCTGTAGATAATGTAGAACAAGCATGTGAAAGATTCGAAAAGTTTAATGTTGAATTTATCAAAAGACCTAATGATGGTAAAATGAAGGGTATTGCTTTTATCAAAGATCCAGATGGTTATTTGATTGAAATTTTAAGTCCATCTAATATTGCAAACATTGTCCTTAATCATTAA
- the LOC127066267 gene encoding uncharacterized protein LOC127066267, which yields MANLSAYKQQIRLIKQYAFEHNISESQTTEMFNKCFQMLEIKYSKKTWSILKLLKYITTFIFALLIIFIGLYNHPSYNTMVLRNLQSSIYPGLKILRKIALPIIEKYPMLSELYDEWCLVENQFFYVNDMDCWPCSITSSVPDLTNHNITKTFNIGIPYTKAENNVAVNMQDLSEIYWYNNDTFKEDSNRIFSNNDAYRTIHDVMDKRLDIYPSEFLTTHITWRINRMKPGRIIRKLFPKPMETPNWWGQSIEKFIFIDEANSPLYSLPRPECSNVILRFTDGARLIKMMPSLECQQNCKTSTILLSNGYTLWYNWWYWRPMSLPVSNSTAISISYLTSFC from the exons ATGGCTAATTTAAGTGCATACAAACAACAAATACGACTTATAAAACAATATGCTTTTGAACATAATATATCAGAATCACAAACAACTGAAATGTTTAACAAGTGCTTTCAAATGCTTgagataaaatatagtaaaaaaaCTTGgagtattttaaaattattaaaatatattacaacatttatatttgcattattaattattttcattggcCTATATAATCATCCTTCTTATAATACTATGGTATTGAGAAATCTGCAGAGTTCTATTTATCCTGGTTTAAAAATTTTGCGTAAAATAGCTTTAccaattattgaaaaatatccaATGTTGTcag AGTTATATGATGAGTGGTGTTTAgttgaaaatcaatttttttatgttaatgaTATGGATTGTTGGCCATGTAGTATCACGAGTTCGGTACCTGATCTAACAAACCATAATATAActaaaacatttaatattggCATTCCTTATACAAAAGCAGAAAATAATGTAGCTGTTAATATGCAAGATTTATCTGAGATATACTGgtataataatgatacttTTAAAGAAGAttctaatagaatattttctaataatgatGCGTATCG tACTATCCATGATGTTATGGATAAAAGATTGGACATTTATCCATCTGAGTTTCTTACAACGCATATAACATGGAGAATAAATCGTATGAAACCTGGAAGAATTATACGTAAATTGTTTCCAAAACCTATGGAAACTCCTAATTGGTGGGGACAAAGTatagagaaatttatatttatcgatgaaGCAAACTCTCCTCTTTATTCATtg ccTAGACCTGAATGCAGTAATGTTATATTAAGATTTACTGATGGAGCAAGGTTAATAAAGATGATGCCAAGCTTAGAGTGTCAACAAAATTGCAAAACTTCTACGATTCTTCTTTCAAATGGATACACAT TATGGTATAATTGGTGGTATTGGCGTCCAATGAGTTTACCAGTTTCTAATTCAACTGCTATTTCTATAAGTTATCTTACTTCGTTTTGttag